One window of the Rhipicephalus sanguineus isolate Rsan-2018 chromosome 2, BIME_Rsan_1.4, whole genome shotgun sequence genome contains the following:
- the LOC119382351 gene encoding zinc finger MYM-type protein 1, translating to MELSFLQNGFSNWKNALEKFRCHEKSTYHVDAVQHQLSKAKGARVVELLTSNCAKQQRESREALRVIVSSIRYLCRTGQALLGHTQQFGNLVDLLQERCEDVPALKTWLSRRDKWLSSDIQNEIIKIMAHALQREILEDIKVTPFFGIIADGTTDVAGDEQFTLCLRWVEDASLEVHEEFIGVYSPPDSKANTLFLAVKDMLVRLGLDFSRLRGHCFDGAANMSGRFSGVQKRIVDVQPKSIYVHCASHSLDLALQEVGRSSVIVADALCAVKDVSNAILTSAKRKATYSGIVLPPCVDDARAIPAKASSLLPLCPTRWAVRVNSVKRFTENYERVQATMQELLQTPGSLRDDRRGIMRGYEKQLQKFHTLFGLNMSKELFGPCEQLARALQSPKYSATGTKQAAKALCQTMANLRTEDGFDRVFEETQNAAMRLGLDQSETAVARRVKPPTRFEHSIKPAPPVVLDAKTKLRKEFFAAVDCVTSEIKNRFDQPGMDYLAKLECAIVNSTRGQRLTEEALKEALGVHSTDFDLDRLAAQLLLLPTVISGAGVNTVEDVAEQLRSESQTVRNLLDQVVKLLQLLLTVPASAASGERSFSALRRVKTYLRSRMTQARLTHLLLLHTHRERTGKLSLDKVMNEFITKTAERSATFGSC from the coding sequence ATGGAGCTTAGCTTCCTGCAGAATGGTTTTTCTAATTGGAAGAACGCCCTTGAGAAGTTTCGGTGCCACGAAAAAAGCACTTACCATGTCGATGCTGTACAGCACCAGCTGAGTAAAGCCAAAGGGGCACGTGTTGTTGAGCTCCTCACAAGCAATTGCGCTAAGCAGCAACGTGAGTCTAGGGAAGCTCTTCGCGTTATCGTGAGTTCCATTCGCTACCTCTGCCGCACCGGTCAGGCCCTTCTAGGACACACTCAGCAGTTCGGCAACCTGGTGGACTTATTACAGGAGCGCTGTGAAGACGTACCTGCTCTTAAGACATGGCTAAGCCGAAGGGACAAGTGGCTGAGCAGTGACATTCAGAATGAAATCATCAAGATCATGGCTCACGCACTACAGCGCGAAATCTTGGAAGACATTAAAGTGACTCCATTTTTTGGAATAATCGCTGATGGGACCACGGACGTGGCGGGGGACGAACAGTTTACACTTTGCTTGCGTTGGGTGGAAGATGCCTCACTGGAAGTTCATGAAGAGTTTATCGGAGTTTACAGCCCCCCAGACTCTAAGGCCAACACGCTGTTCTTAGCTGTAAAGGACATGCTTGTGCGTCTAGGGCTCGATTTTAGTCGTTTGCGTGGTCACTGCTTCGACGGTGCAGCCAACATGTCTGGGCGCTTCTCTGGAGTTCAAAAGAGGATCGTCGACGTTCAGCCGAAATCAATTTACGTGCACTGCGCCAGTCATTCGTTAGATTTGGCTCTCCAGGAAGTCGGCCGTAGCAGCGTAATAGTTGCAGATGCGCTATGCGCCGTGAAAGACGTTTCCAACGCAATCCTTACTTCTGCGAAACGGAAGGCCACGTACAGCGGCATCGTTCTTCCTCCATGCGTCGATGATGCACGCGCAATACCTGCAAAGGCAAGCAGTCTTCTACCACTGTGTCCAACGAGGTGGGCAGTGAGAGTGAATTCAGTTAAACGATTCACCGAGAACTATGAAAGGGTTCAGGCTACGATGCAGGAGCTGTTACAAACTCCAGGATCACTTAGAGATGATCGGAGAGGGATTATGAGAGGGTACGAAAAGCAGCTGCAGAAGTTTCATACTCTATTCGGATTAAACATGTCCAAAGAACTGTTTGGCCCATGCGAGCAACTTGCCAGGGCTCTTCAGAGTCCCAAATACAGTGCGACCGGAACCAAACAGGCAGCTAAAGCACTGTGTCAGACCATGGCGAACCTGAGAACAGAGGACGGCTTTGATCGAgtttttgaagaaacacaaaatGCCGCCATGAGGTTGGGCCTTGATCAGAGTGAAACCGCGGTCGCCAGACGCGTAAAACCGCCCACGCGATTTGAGCATTCAATTAAGCCTGCTCCTCCAGTGGTATTGGATGCAAAGACAAAGCTCCGAAAAGAGTTCTTTGCGGCAGTTGACTGCGTGACATCCGAAATAAAAAATCGGTTTGACCAACCAGGCATGGACTATCTAGCAAAGCTTGAATGCGCGATCGTCAACAGTACACGTGGACAGCGATTAACCGAGGAGGCACTGAAAGAAGCTCTCGGAGTCCACAGCACAGATTTTGATCTAGACAGGCTTGCGGCACAGCTTCTACTCCTTCCAACAGTTATTTCTGGGGCAGGTGTGAACACTGTTGAAGATGTGGCTGAACAACTGAGGTCCGAGTCTCAAACAGTTCGGAATCTTTTGGACCAGGTTGTGAAACTTCTGCAGCTTTTGTTGACTGTACCCGCATCAGCGGCATCAGGAGAGCGCTCTTTTAGTGCGCTCCGGCGAGTGAAGACATATCTTCGCAGTCGCATGACGCAGGCCCGTCTCACTCATCTTCTCCTCCTGCACACCCACCGGGAAAGAACAGGAAAGTTATCTCTGGATAAAGTCATGAACGAATTTATAACGAAAACGGCCGAACGCTCAGCAACGTTTGGTTCATgctag